The nucleotide window GCATAGCCTCGCGCTATCAATGCAGCGCGCGCCGATGCCCCCAAACTGGCGCCGTCCACGGCGCCGCAGGCCAGAGCATAGACATTTTTGAGCGCGCCGGCGATCTCCACCCCGATCCGGTCATCAGCCGCATAGGGCCGGAAACTGGGACCGGCCAGCGCCGCTGCGAGATCCGAAGTATCGCTGGCATCGTCCCCTGCCAACGTCACCGCCGTCGGCCGACCGGCCGCAACATCGGCCGCAAAACTGGGACCGGACAGCACATAGGGTATGGCCTCTGGCGCCATATCGAGGAGAATCTCGCTCTGTCGCGCCAGCGTGCCAGTCTCCAACCCCTTGGCCGACAGCACGACCGGCCTGCCCGCCAGCAGATCGGGTTCGAGGCCAGAGAGCAATGTGCGCGTCGATTGCGCCGGCACTGCCAGGATAACAATATCGGCCGGGTCCAATCGATCCGTCGCCACAATATCGGGGAGCAGGCCCTGCCCCGGCAATGCCGATGCGTTGACATGATCCCTATTGATGGCCTGAGCCTGCTCGGCGGTGCGGACCACCAGCCTGGTTTGCCGCCCGGCCATGGCAGCCGCCTGCGCCAGGGCCGTACCCCAGGCGCCGCCGCCGATCACCGCTGTGGTTTCAAGCCGCATCTGCTCCCACCTTCATGCCGGGTGCATCGAGCGGCCAGCGCGGCCGCGCTTCGACCGCCAGCCCGTCGACCGCGCCCAGCGCTAGCCGTTCGGCCCCTGCCCAGGCCACCATGGCACCATTATCGGTGCAAAGGCCAATCGGTGGCACGACAAGCCTTGCGCCCATCTCCGCGGTCACGGTCTGCAGCGCTCCAGCAATAGCCCGATTGGCCGCCACGCCACCCGCCACCACCAATTGTGGCGCAGCCTCCGGCAATTCCGCTCCGAACCGCTCCAGCGCCTGGCGCGCACGCACCGCGATAATCTCGGTCACCGCCGCCTGAAAGCTGGCAGCGATATCGGCCACATCCTGGTCGCTCAAAGGCGCCAGCGCCTCGGCCTGCAGCCGCACGGCCGTTTTGAGCCCGGAAAAGGAAAAGTCCAACCGCTGCTCGCGCAGGAGCGGACGCGGAAATTTGAAGCGGCCGGCATCGCCAGATTGTGCGATTTTCTCCACTGCAGGTCCGCCGGGATGCCCCAGGCTCAAGAGCTTGGCGACCTTGTCGAAAGCTTCGCCCAAAGCGTCGTCGATGGTCCCGCCCCAGCGCTCGTAATCGCCCACGCCGCGCACCAGCACGAACTGGCTGTGTCCGCCCGACACCAGCAGCATGAGATAAGGAAATTGCACGTGATCGGTCAGCCGCGCGGTCAACGCATGGCCTTCGAGGTGATTGACGGCAATCAACGGCTTGTAGAGCGACGCGGCCAGCGCCTTGCCCGTGGTCAATCCCACCAGCACGCCGCCGATCAGCCCGGGCCCAGCCGTTGCCGCAATCGCGTCGACCTCGCCCAGCGCAATCCCGGCCTCGTCCGCTGCCTGAGCGATAATGTGGTCAAGCCATTCCACATGGGCCCGCGCCGCCAGTTCCGGCACCACCCCGCCAAAGGCGGCATGCTCATCGAGCTGGGACCGCACCACATTGGAACGAATTGTGCCCCGGCCCGATTGATCCCGTACGACCACCGCCGCGGCGGTTTCGTCGCAGCTGGTTTCGATACCCAGGATGATGGCTTGTGCTTGCCCGGTCACGACGAACTGGTCTACTCCAAAATGAGCCTATCGCGTACACTAGGACTGCCTGATTATGCAATCGCCCACCCCCTTCGCCCGAATTGGAACGCGTGGCAGCCCGCTGGCGCTGGCCCAGGCCAATCTGGTGCGCGATCTGCTCTCTAAGGCCCATGGCGTGGCCAAGGATCGTATTGAGATTGAAGTGTTTTCAACCGGCGGCGACCGCAGCCAGAAAGAAAATACCACTCTCGCCGATATCGGCGGCAAGGGCGTTTTCACCAAGGAAATCGACGAGGCGCTGCTGAGCGGACGCATCGATATCGGCGTGCATTCGAGCAAGGACGTGGCCACCGGTCTACCCGACGGCATTGTCCTGGCCGCCTTTCTGGAGCGCGAGGACGTGCGCGACGCCTTCATCTCGGTATCGGTCAAGGGCATCGACAACCTTCCCCAGGGCGCGCGTTTCGGTACGTCTTCGATCAGGCGGGCGGCTCAGGCATTGCGCCTGCGCCCCGACCTGCGCATCGTGCCCTTCCGGGGTAATGTGCATACACGCCTGCAAAAGCTGCTCGACGGGGTGGCCGACGCGACGCTGCTGGCCATGGCCGGCCTCAACCGGCTCGGCGAAGGCCATCGCGCCACCACCATTCTCGATCCCCAGGACTTTATGCCGGCACCGGCCCAGGGCGCTATCGGCCTGGCCATCCGGCAGGGTGACACGCACAGTGCGGAGATCATCGCCCCGCTCGACCACGCCGCAACACATATGGCCATCGCCGCCGAGCGCACTATGCTCAGCGTGCTCGATGGCTCCTGCCGCACCCCGGTCGGTGCGCTGACCACAAGGGAAAACGGTGTGCTCACCCTCAAGGGCGAAATCCTCAGCCTTGACGGCCAGACCAGTTTTCGCGCGGCAGCCAGCGGCGATGATCCGGTGGCACTGGGCGCGGCGGTGGGGCGCGATCTTCTGGACCAGGCCGGCCCGGACTGGCTCGGCCAATGGGCAAAATGATGCGTATGCTGATCACCCGGCCCGAGCCGGAGGCGCAGGCGACACGGGAGCGGCTGGCCGCGCTCGAGATCGAGGCCGATATTGCCCCGCTGATGAGCCGTCAGACGCTTCACGCCCATCTGCCGCCGCCCCAAGGCTTCGCGGCCCTGGCCTTGACCAGCACCAATGCCCTGCGGGCCCTGTCCGAACTGGCCCCGCTCGAGCCGGTGCTCGACAAACCGGTCTTCGCCGTGGGCGACCGCACCGCCCATGAGGCGCGGCAATTGGGATTTACCAAGGTCACCGCCGCCCAAGGCACACTTGATTCGCTGGCAACGATCATCGCCCTGGCCCGGCTCGATGGCCCCGTACTCTATCCCTCAGCCAAACATCTCAGCGGCGATCTGGCCCATGCCCTTGCCCCTTATGGCCTGATGGTGGTGACTGTTCCGGTCTATGAAATGGTCGCCGAGACCGATCTGTCCGAGGCGATCTGTCGCGACCTGGCCGCCAACATCTTTGCCGCCGCCCTCTTTTATTCCCGCCGCACGGCGGAGATTTTCTGTGCCCTGGCCGCCCCGGCCATTGCCGAGCCCCAGCGGCGCAATCTGCCCGTCATCTGCCTGTCGGAAAATGTTGCAGCGCCGCTGCTCGAACATCATTTCACTCGTGTTCTTCTGGCCGACCATCCCAGCGAAGAAGCAATGATGACGCTGGCGCTGGCTTTTGCCCGCGAGCAAACTGGGCCATGATCGGAGCAAAGCACAAGGAAGCGCCATGGCTGACACTACCGGCAAGCAAACGCCCCAAACCGATCCCAAAGCAGATGCGGGCGCCACTGGCACCGCTGCCGGAAAGTCCGGGGCCGTAAAGCCGCCTGTATTGGAAGGAACGGCCAAAGCCGCTCCTGGCGCCAAGCCAGCTGATTCGACCCGGTCGGCCAATCCCTCAAGCAAAACCGAGCGCCCCTCCACCGCGCCCGGTGAAACGTCCCAGGCCTCGAGCGCCGGCAGGGCTTGGCTGGCGGGCCTTTTGGGCGGGGTGATTGGGCTGGGGGCAGCCTATGGCCTGGCCTGGTATGGGCTATGGCCTGCATCCCCACAACTGCCGCCGCCGGCCGATCCGCGCCTCAGCCAGTTCGCCACCGCCATTCCTGAACTCGAAACAGTGACTGGCACCGTGCAGGACGAGCTCTCCACTCTGAGCAATCGCGTCGCAGCGCTTGAAACCGCGGAAAGCGACCAACCATCCGCACCCGACCTGTCCGGCCTGGCGAGCGCCGAGGACTTGGCCGCCCTGGCGGCGCGGATCGACAATATCTCCAGCCAGGGGCCCGATACCGCGGCGGTCGAGAGCCTTGCCGCCATAGAAGACGAACTGACCGCCCTGCGCACCAGCTCGGCCCAGACAAGTGCCCTTCTGGCCGAGGCGCGCGCCGAAATCGCCGCCCTGACCGAAAGTGCCGATACAAGCGATGATACGAACCTGGCAACAGCCCGTCTGCCGCTGATTTTCTCCTCCCTCGAAAGCGCCTTTGCGGCTGGCCGGCCCTTTGAAACCGAATTGGCCGCCTTGCGCCGGGCACAGCCCGATCTGCTGGTGCCCGAGGCCATTGCCGGTCAGGCTGCGACGGGCCTGCCCCAGCCCGACGCCGTGCAAAATCGCTTTGCCGCGGTCCTGCCCGACATGCTGGCCGGCCGCCCTGCCGATGCCGACGCCAACTGGCAGGACGCGGCGACCGACTGGTTCCGGGGCCTGGTCGCCATGAGACCGACCGGCGCTGTGGAGGGCACCAGTCCCGACGCCATCATTGCACGGCTGGAAACAGCCATTGCCGCCCGCGATTTCGTCACCGCAGAGGCCGAATTGAACGCCTTGCCCGAGCCCATGCGAGCCGCCGCAGGAAACATTGCCAGCGACATTGCCCAATTGGCCGCCGCAGAGGTCTTTCTCACCCAATTGCGGCAAAACGCCCTGACCGGGGAGAACGGCGCATGATCCGTCTCGCCTCCTGGATCATCGGCAGCCTGGTCATCGCCGGCATTGCCGCCTGGATCATCGCCCTGCCCGGCACATTGACCCTTGAATTGGCCGGCTACCGCATGCAGCCTCGCCTGGGCACCGCGGTTGTCATTCTTCTGGTGGCTGCAGCCCTGGTCATTGCCGCCTGGGCTATTGCCCGTCGTGTCATTGGCGCGCCAAAGGCCATGGCCAGGCGCCGTGCGGCGCGGCGGCGCGAACAGGGCGTCGATGCCCTCTCCGATGCCGTTATCGCCCTGCAGGCCGGCGATCCGGCCCGCGCCCGTATCATGGCCCGCGAGGCCCAGGCGCGCCTGCCCGACAATGGCGCGGCCAAGCTGCTTGAAGCACGCGCCGATCTGGCGCTGGGGGACATGCCCGCCGCCCGCGAACATTACCGGGCGTTGATCGCCAGCGAGAAAACTGCCGTCGCCGCCCTGACCGGCCTCTATGATCAGGCCCGCGCCCAGAACCGGCCCGATGCCGCCCTGACCTTTGCCCGCAAGACCTTGTCACTGGCTCCCGAAACGGCCTGGGCAGGCGAGGCTGTGTTCAACGATCTGGCCCGCCGCGGCCAATGGGCCGAAGCGGTTGGCATGGTCAATGCAGAGCCCAACGCGACCCGCGAACAAAAGGCCAGAAAGCGCCGCCGCCAGGCCGTCATCGAAACGGCGAGAGCCCGGGAGACTGAGACCAGCCAGCCCAATGCAGCACTCGATCACGCCCTGACCGCGCTCAAATTATTACCAGATTTCGTGCCGGCCGCGCTGATCGCGGCGCGCATCTATTCCAATCGTGGCGAGGTGCGGCGAGCGCAAAGCCTGCTGCGCCGCATCTGGCGGGCCACCGGTCACCCCGATATTGCCGCGCTCTATGCCCATTCCCAGCCGGGTGCCTCGGCCGTCGACCGCCTGAAGCGTCTTGGCGAAATCGTCGAAATGCCGCCCCCGCACCGCGCTGCCGGCATGGCGATGGCCCGGGCGGCCATTGACGCCTATGATTGGCCACGCGCCCGCGACGCGCTGGCCGCCTTTGCCGGCAGCGACGCCACCCAGGGCGTTGCCAGCCTCATGGCCGAAATCGAGGAGGGGCAGAACGGGGACCAGGGGAAAGCCCGCGAATGGCTGGCCCGGGCCGTTCGAGCGCCGCGCGACCCGGCCTGGACCGCCGATGGCATTGTCAGCGACGAATGGGAGCCCGTTTCTCCGGTGACCGGGCGCCTGGACGCCTTTGAATGGAAAGTGCCCGTGGCCAGCACCGCGCGCCCACAGGTTACCCCTTCCCCCGCCGCCGAAGCAGCCACGGCGCTCTTGCCGACCGAACAATCCTTGCCCCTTGCGTCGACCGAAAACGCCCAGTAAAAGACCCGCCATCTAGCCGGGGCAGAGCCCCTGGAACGCCGCAGTAGCTCAGTTGGTAGAGCACGTCATTCGTAATGATGGGGTCGGGGGTTCGAGTCCCTTCTGCGGCACCACAATTTCTCAAATCGCCGGCATTGGTGCCGACCGGACCAACCCGTGGTCCGGACCGCCTGCGGGTCTATTGCGCCGGCGCCCCGCCCTCCAAGGCGATGCGGGCGCTTTCAAAGGCATGCCGGGCCGAGGCGCGGACGCGCAGTTCCGCGCCCTGCGGCTTGCTGCCGGCGAAAAGATGCTGCCGTTCCTCGGCGGTTGAGAGAAAGAAGGGAAACCGCTGCGCCACGCGCGAGCGGATCGAATCCACGCTCGCGCCGTAAAGGGCGACCGGAAAATAGAGCCCGGGATAGGAGCGTTCCTCGGCGATCAGTTCCGAGCCAAAGACCCGCCGGTAAAATGCGCCATGCTCTGGCCGGACAATGGCAAGGCATTGGCTGACCCCGAAATAAACCGAGGCCATGGCCGCTATTCTCAGGGTCAGGAACGGCATGGTCGGATAGGCCAGCGAAGCGTCATGGTCGGCCGTGAACCGGCTGGGATCTATGAACGTCATGCCCTGGTCCAGCATGGGGCCGAGAATATCGGGGAATACCTTCATGCTGGGCGAACGCCGATGTTCGGCGGTCAGCAGATGCAGGCGGATAGAGCTGACCAGTTCGGATTTGATATAGACGCCAAAGCTCATGCCATTGGGCACATCGTCGAGGTCGTCGATACAGATTTCTTCCGGATTGTGATCCATGAAGCCTTCGCGCGTATAGGCGCGGTAGCGCAATTTGTAGATCGGGTCGTCAATTACGCCAGGATCGACGCGGGCATAACTCACCGAGTCAAGCACGTCCATCAACGTGCCCGAGAACCGTGACGGTGTACCGGCACGGACTGCCGCTGCGCTGTCGGAATCGACCATCTGCTTCTGCCGTCTACAAAAACCTGAGACTAGAGGTTAACAAAATATTAACAAAACCCAAAGGCGAAGCGTTAAATTTGGTTAACGGCAAAACCCGCGCCATGCCGCCTTCTCTTACCGGGCGGGCACGAGGGGTGATCAATCCTGTTTGCAGCGCGCAGTGGTGACGGTTTGCCCGGAGCCGGCGCAGGGCGCCCCCGGGACATGCCTGACGAGAAGTAGTTGAGCGGGTGCGCTAGTGTTTGGCGACCAGGCGATGTGGCTCGGCCACGGCGTGCCCCGGCCGATAGGACGCCAGGAGCAAGGACATGGCCTCATTGCTCAAGGGCGAACCATAAAGGAAGCCCTGCACAAGATCCGCCCCTGTCTGCTCCAATATCCGGGCCAGCTGCGCTTCAGTTTCCACGCCTTCCACGATGGTCTTGAGAGACAGGTCTTGGCCCAGCTGCGCCACATTGGCCAAAAGCCGCATCGCCTTGGGGTCGGTTTCGATATCGGTCAGGAAGCTCCGATCGATCTTGAGCTTGGTAAAGGGCATGGACCGCAGATAGCTCAATGACGAATAGCCCGTGCCGAAGTCGTCGAGCGCGATGCCCACGCCGCGCGCACGGAGAATGCGCAAGGCCGCGCTCGCCGCTTCCTGCTCTTCGATCACCGCGGTCTCGGTTACCTCGATTTCGAGCCGGCCAGGCGGCAATCCGCTGTCCTTAAGAATATCGATGACCATCTTCTCGACCTGACCCGCGCGGAAATCTCGCGCCGATATATTGACGGCCACCGAGATATCGTCCGGCCAGGCGAGGCAATCGCGGGTGGCCATGGACAGAACCAGATGCGTCAGGTCGGTGATCATGCCGGTTTCTTCGGCAATCGGAATGAATTCGGCCGGCGAAATGTTTCCGCGCGTCGGATGGGTCCACCGGGCGAGCGCCTCGCAGCCCACGATCCGGTTCTGGCGCGGATCGATCACCGGCTGATAGACCAGGCGCAATTGGCGTTCATCGATGGCCCGGCGCAGATCGGCCTTGAGCTGCTGACGCTGCTGATATTCAGTGTCCATGCGGTCGTGGAAAAAGACCACCCGCCCCTTGCCACCGGACTTGGCCTCGTAAAGCGCCAGATCCGCCTTGATCATCAGGTCCTCAAGGTCAAGATCGGTTTCGCTCGATGTAACCGCACCAATGCTGATGCTGACATCAACATGCCTGCCGGGAAGATCAAAGCCCGCCCCCGTGCTGCGCAGCAGGCGCTGTGCATGGTCCTGGCTATCCTCAAAACTGGTGGCTCCCGGATAGAAGGCCACGAATTCGTCGCCCCCCAGCCGCGCGCATATGGCATCGGGGCCCAGGGCTTCCCGCAGTCTTTTGCCCATGGCCACCAGCAATTGATCGCCGGCCATATGCCCCATTGTGTCGTTGACGTGTTTGAAATCGTCGAGGTCGATGACAAGCAGCGCAGCATGTCCGCTCATCTGGCCGCTCCGGCGCTCCTCCAGCGCCTCGGCCACCTGCTCGACAAAATAGGCGCGATTGGGCAATTCGGTCAGCGCGTCATAACGCGCCATATAGCTGATCCGCTCCTCGGTGACGATTCGATCGGAAATGTTCTCAAGCAGCAATACCGCCTTGTCGTCCCGCGAGGAGACGGTGACTTCATAATAGCGGCCGGGCGCCGAAATGAGCAGCATCTTGCCGGTCGAACTGCCCTCGATCAGGCGGCTGAGCTGCTTATAGGCGTCCTGCGACATATGTCCGGTACGCACCAATTCGCTGCATAATGTGCTGAATGGCCGGTCGAGCCATGAATCGGGATCGCGGCGGTCAAAGGCGTCCAGGGCACGGGCATTGACCACTTCGATGATCCCGTGCCGGTCGATCATCAATAGGCCATGT belongs to Devosia sp. XK-2 and includes:
- a CDS encoding NAD(P)H-dependent glycerol-3-phosphate dehydrogenase is translated as MRLETTAVIGGGAWGTALAQAAAMAGRQTRLVVRTAEQAQAINRDHVNASALPGQGLLPDIVATDRLDPADIVILAVPAQSTRTLLSGLEPDLLAGRPVVLSAKGLETGTLARQSEILLDMAPEAIPYVLSGPSFAADVAAGRPTAVTLAGDDASDTSDLAAALAGPSFRPYAADDRIGVEIAGALKNVYALACGAVDGASLGASARAALIARGYAEMARVVTAMGGSAHTLTGLAGLGDLALTCTSVQSRNYQFGMALGAGRATHDIVASGAKLAEGVATAPVAAALAKSLGIDAPLIDAVDAVVAGKADIAAIVAGLMSRPLKREA
- the tsaD gene encoding tRNA (adenosine(37)-N6)-threonylcarbamoyltransferase complex transferase subunit TsaD; its protein translation is MTGQAQAIILGIETSCDETAAAVVVRDQSGRGTIRSNVVRSQLDEHAAFGGVVPELAARAHVEWLDHIIAQAADEAGIALGEVDAIAATAGPGLIGGVLVGLTTGKALAASLYKPLIAVNHLEGHALTARLTDHVQFPYLMLLVSGGHSQFVLVRGVGDYERWGGTIDDALGEAFDKVAKLLSLGHPGGPAVEKIAQSGDAGRFKFPRPLLREQRLDFSFSGLKTAVRLQAEALAPLSDQDVADIAASFQAAVTEIIAVRARQALERFGAELPEAAPQLVVAGGVAANRAIAGALQTVTAEMGARLVVPPIGLCTDNGAMVAWAGAERLALGAVDGLAVEARPRWPLDAPGMKVGADAA
- the hemC gene encoding hydroxymethylbilane synthase, whose translation is MQSPTPFARIGTRGSPLALAQANLVRDLLSKAHGVAKDRIEIEVFSTGGDRSQKENTTLADIGGKGVFTKEIDEALLSGRIDIGVHSSKDVATGLPDGIVLAAFLEREDVRDAFISVSVKGIDNLPQGARFGTSSIRRAAQALRLRPDLRIVPFRGNVHTRLQKLLDGVADATLLAMAGLNRLGEGHRATTILDPQDFMPAPAQGAIGLAIRQGDTHSAEIIAPLDHAATHMAIAAERTMLSVLDGSCRTPVGALTTRENGVLTLKGEILSLDGQTSFRAAASGDDPVALGAAVGRDLLDQAGPDWLGQWAK
- a CDS encoding uroporphyrinogen-III synthase yields the protein MMRMLITRPEPEAQATRERLAALEIEADIAPLMSRQTLHAHLPPPQGFAALALTSTNALRALSELAPLEPVLDKPVFAVGDRTAHEARQLGFTKVTAAQGTLDSLATIIALARLDGPVLYPSAKHLSGDLAHALAPYGLMVVTVPVYEMVAETDLSEAICRDLAANIFAAALFYSRRTAEIFCALAAPAIAEPQRRNLPVICLSENVAAPLLEHHFTRVLLADHPSEEAMMTLALAFAREQTGP
- a CDS encoding heme biosynthesis HemY N-terminal domain-containing protein, producing MIRLASWIIGSLVIAGIAAWIIALPGTLTLELAGYRMQPRLGTAVVILLVAAALVIAAWAIARRVIGAPKAMARRRAARRREQGVDALSDAVIALQAGDPARARIMAREAQARLPDNGAAKLLEARADLALGDMPAAREHYRALIASEKTAVAALTGLYDQARAQNRPDAALTFARKTLSLAPETAWAGEAVFNDLARRGQWAEAVGMVNAEPNATREQKARKRRRQAVIETARARETETSQPNAALDHALTALKLLPDFVPAALIAARIYSNRGEVRRAQSLLRRIWRATGHPDIAALYAHSQPGASAVDRLKRLGEIVEMPPPHRAAGMAMARAAIDAYDWPRARDALAAFAGSDATQGVASLMAEIEEGQNGDQGKAREWLARAVRAPRDPAWTADGIVSDEWEPVSPVTGRLDAFEWKVPVASTARPQVTPSPAAEAATALLPTEQSLPLASTENAQ
- a CDS encoding EAL domain-containing protein, giving the protein MFEAAHKILPPVDYVSMIRSLYADRLSMLLGAFGSALAALVASLEAESTLLAVIAGLFVVVGVLRYLDMRAFDKVDLADDDVQMAQWWEKRATIGAAIIALLYGIWCMVSFWIVDDAFAELTAACVSVSVLVGPAQRNFAIDRLMTTQVLLIAGPLVLGLLLVGNIYYALLTLLLLPFFISLRTIAGNSRKILLHAVHGRLNAAALANQLDAALDTLEHGLLMIDRHGIIEVVNARALDAFDRRDPDSWLDRPFSTLCSELVRTGHMSQDAYKQLSRLIEGSSTGKMLLISAPGRYYEVTVSSRDDKAVLLLENISDRIVTEERISYMARYDALTELPNRAYFVEQVAEALEERRSGQMSGHAALLVIDLDDFKHVNDTMGHMAGDQLLVAMGKRLREALGPDAICARLGGDEFVAFYPGATSFEDSQDHAQRLLRSTGAGFDLPGRHVDVSISIGAVTSSETDLDLEDLMIKADLALYEAKSGGKGRVVFFHDRMDTEYQQRQQLKADLRRAIDERQLRLVYQPVIDPRQNRIVGCEALARWTHPTRGNISPAEFIPIAEETGMITDLTHLVLSMATRDCLAWPDDISVAVNISARDFRAGQVEKMVIDILKDSGLPPGRLEIEVTETAVIEEQEAASAALRILRARGVGIALDDFGTGYSSLSYLRSMPFTKLKIDRSFLTDIETDPKAMRLLANVAQLGQDLSLKTIVEGVETEAQLARILEQTGADLVQGFLYGSPLSNEAMSLLLASYRPGHAVAEPHRLVAKH